DNA sequence from the Pedobacter schmidteae genome:
AGCGTACCATATGATAGAAAAAATAGGATTATTCGAAATGACACAAATCCAATAAAACATGCATATGACAACGTGAATTTTAGTAATTACTTCTGTTATGATTTGATTTTCAAAGAAAAAGCAGGAGTTTTATTCAGCCAATATATGATTGAAGACTTAGATCGTTACTTGGGATTTAAAAGCCATGAAGAGATAAGAAAAATTAAAACGTTGATAATTCGTCCCAATGGAAAAGGTAAAAGATATAAAGACAAACTAGAACCTAATAAGCGTCCGTATACGGAATATGGGAAATTTAAAAACGGTAACTTGGTGCTACTAAATAATGGCTGGATTGATTTTGTTAATCTGATCGCAATGGAATCCCCTGAGATACCAACTGTATTTGAATTTCCAGGAGAGAAGTATATAAATCTAAAAATAACTTGGAATTCGGATAACCTTCCTGCGATGAATGAGGAATTGAAAAACTATGATGTGGAGGCAATAATCGAGAATAGAGATACCAAAGTAATAGTACTTGAAAATCGACTTTATTAAAACAATTTTAAATACGGCAATGCACATAAAGCACATTGCCGTATCTTTTAGTTTGGTTTCTTCGCCATGTATTTACGATCTCCAACAGGCACAATTTCATCATCTTCATTTGTGGTAATACCATCGTAACCTCCGGCACAATTTTCCACTTTAGGGTATAGGCAATCATTCTCTTGTTGGCTTTCCAATCTTTGCCCAAGATATTCATTTGTATTTGCATCAAACCAGTGACGAACAGTGTCACCAGATTTTACAGTAACGTTTGCAGGCGCAGGAGCAAATGCAAACGCGCCAACTGTACCTGCAACAAGTGCAAACATTCCGATTGTTAACTTAATACGTTTCATAACAAATATGCCTTTATAAATCAAAAGGCTAAACTTTAAGTAATAGTTTGCCTACTCTATTCTACAGGTTTTCAGCTACGCCTGTTCCAGGTGTTTTATAGGCTTGGTTTTTCTTTGACCATTTTTATTATTGTCGGTTCCGATTTCCGTCTGTGCAGAAAAATGGCAACAACATTCAACAAAAAGTAAGTGATATTAAAAATGAGATGTTGTGTCCATGAAAACTTAGCAATTACCCCACCGCAACTGCATGGTACGGCGGGTGCAAAAGCCAATATGTAGATAATATAGGTTGTGAATATTCCTAATAGTCCAGCAGACAAAATCAATCCTGTTCTTTTGGTTCGGTTAAAAAGCAAAAGGCCAGCTATAATGAGTTCTCCGGTTGGCAAAATCCAGTACAGCACATGCCCAAAATTATAACCAACCAATGGCGAAGAAGTCAACTGATAAATGAACCTTGGTTCAAGCCATTTACTGATAGCTGCATATACCCATAGCAGTACGAGTAGACCAATGATAATTTCCAATGCAATAGTACGTGCTTTCATAAGTGTGAATAGTTTGTTTTACCCATCCGGGATTGGGGTAAATGTATTACACTTTTACAATGGTATGCAAGAGGTTTGATGGTCAAAACCCCTGAAAATGGAATATTTTCCTATGAATTGTAGGTTTTTAGGGTGCGAATAAAAACCCTTTTCTAATTAAAGTTTTGCAAATTCTCGTTTAAAATTCTTTATCTCTTTTTGGGTAACTGCAAAAAGGTTTTGGTCTGGACATAACGTTGGCCTAATGAATTGAGTGCGTGGATTACAGAAACATACTATAAATGGCCATTTCCATTGGAGTATGGCAGTTAAGCTTACGAAAAATGTTTTTTCGGTGGGTCTTAACTGTATCATAAGAAATGCTCAATTTGCCTGCAATATTTTGGTTGTCCATTCCGTTTGCTATAAACTTGCATATTTCTTTTTCGCGAAACGTGAGGGTCTGTAATTTTTTGCGGATCAAGTCCAGATATTCCTTGTTTTTATAAAAAAAGTGCGCCATTTTCATATACGTTTCTGCATGGTCTGCATCTATTTCAATTTGAAAGCTGACTGACGAATCTCCTGTAGAGAAACCAAGAGGTTCCATTTTTGACTGTTTCTTTCTAACCATATTTGTCTGACCATACAAAGTTCTAATGGCATAATTATCGTCAATAAAGAACTGTGGAACCAGCTTTGCATCCCCCTTTTCCATAATCTCGTTAGCCGAAAGTTGTGCCCTAAGGTTACTGCTAACAACGTAAGCTGCCCGTACATCCGGTTTCTTAGTAACAATCGGAACGTTTAGAAATTGGTCTACCCATTTCTGTAACTCTGGTGGGATTACAAACTCGAGATTAGATAGGTTCCAGAGCGAGGTTACGAAAGGAGTTCGTTCTGCTATTGGTCTAAACTCCTTGATTGCTTGTACGAATTCATCTGTCGTAGGATTATATTTCCATTTGGAGTGCAACAAGTTGCCACTCTCAAAATGATTTACGATAAGGACATCTGTTTCATATAGCGTCATGACGGAGCTAAATTTTCTAATATAAATATAGCAAAATTGAGATTTCTTTTTTTAACCTAAATACCCCGCAGGGGGTATTGATGCGTACAGCAGTCACTGCGATCTTTATTATTGCTTTCTGTGACTAAGTTTAGGGTATGGAATAAAAAGAAAACGAGAAATGTCTACGTTAAAAAAGTTAGGTCTTTTTGTATTGTTATTGTTTCCGGGAAATCTGATCCTGGCACAGGACAGAAAAGATGGCGAATACAATACTTTTTCTTTTAAGGGACAGCAAAACCCGGAGCTCTGGGTGACAATGTACGCCAGAAAAAGGTCCTGGGGAATGGGCCAGCAGTTCTATAGCATTCAGATAGAGAATGTCACCGATAAAAAGTTAAAGGTAAAAGGAAACTATCACGCCGTCCTCACCTGTGGAAATGAAGTATCTTCGGACATTGACATTATACTTGGGCCGCATGAAAAATTGGGGGGAAACAGTTTTGCCACTGATGTAACTGGCCTTACGGCTTCTGCGGAGAGCGAAGACTGCAAAGGCACTCCGATATATGAAAACGGCAAACAGGTTGGAACGAACAGAATAAAAAGTGTGGGCTACCGCATAACGCAAATAACAGATATGAATTTGCAGCAGAAAACAGTTGAGCACAAACCACAACCTATCTATAAGGCCCCATCCGGCACAGCAACAACAACGAGCCCGCTCAGATCGTCAGGAACGAATACTGCGAATTCGTCAGCAACGAGGAACGATAATGGAGCTAATCAGCGCCAGGCTATAATGGACAACTTGAACAGGCAACTGGAAAAAAATAGAAATACAACCAATGCTATTGTTGGAGGCTTGCAGCAGATAGGCAATATGTTTCAGGAGAATGCGGAAAGGAAGGCCGCTCAGCGACGTGCCGAATACGAAGCAGAAGATCGCAGGGAAGCGCAAAAAAGACAACAAGAAGCCATAGCCCTTGAAAAAAAGGCAGAGCAAAGAGCTGAACTACAACGGTTACAATCTGAGGCAGCAGATTCCAGATTTAAGTCGATAAGTGAATGGGATAAAAAATGTATCGGTAACTATATGATAAAACATAAAACATCTGAAATACCACAAAATGTGAACCAGGTATATTATATCACCTATGGCAGAACTGCTGAAAGGCCATTTAATATCACAGTAAGAACCTATATCCTGAACAAATACAGTGATAATACATGGATGTTAGAAAGCGATATGTTGAATAAAATAAAATTTAAAAACGGATATATAGTTGATAACGAAGGTTATCTAATCGGCTTAAACTATCTTTTAGGTTTTTTTGCCACTAAAGCAGAAGCAAATATGGTACTGGCACAAATTGAAAAAAATGCTCCTAATGGAAATATTGATAAGAGCTTTGTGCAAATTAACGGTGCGGAAACGAAGATTGGAACAGATAAAAATTTTTGGAATAATTAGACACAGGTAACTTATATGAAAAATCTATTCATTATTCTGACAGTATTCTTTTTCAGTAATGCAAAGGCGCAAATAAGCGATGTTGACGCGAGGTTGCTGTACCAACAGGCAGAAGATGCGTATAATAGGGCAGATTATTTTACTGCTGCAAAAACAACTTTTGATTTGGCTGGCAAAATGGGTAACTGGAACGCAAAAAATCTTTATTTAAATTTGAAAAGTGTTTATATGAATTACACGGCTGGTGATAATCAAGAATCTAAAGGAGGTTATGACAAGTCTTATATTAATTTTAAGCTTTTTTATGACAGGTGCAATGATTTTGTTGCCATAACAAATAGCACCAAATACCCTGCGGACAAATATAAAGAAATAGAGGAGATACAAGCTTATTTTAAAAGTAAGGTAGGTGAATATGCCTACCAGAAAGATCGCAGGCCACAGGATGCCATAGATTTTTTGAACGATTGTGCTAAAAAGTTTGCTGTTCATAAGTTATATTTTGATACATACCAATACAGTGACTTCAATTTTGACCCGGAAAGAATATTTTTCCAAATGAAGGGGCCAACTTTAGAAGTTATATCCAGTTCTTTTGAGAGTGGGACAGCTATAGATGACGCAAAAATTCGGGTAGATTTACTTAATCTATCCAAAATCACCTCAGCAGAACTAAGAACCAGTGACGCGGGAAGAAGCTCGTTTTTATTTCTGTATGGGCAAACAAATTATGACAACGGTGGCAGGGAAGTTCAGGATTTTTGGATGATGGCCAAAAAGCGAGCATATATCGGTGCAAAAAAGGCAAGGAAGAAAGATGCTGAACGATATGAAAATAACAAAAATGAAATGATGGCCATAAGTAATGGCAGCAAGGAAATATCAACAGTGTTTTCCGCACTAAAATCAGGGAATAAATTCATTGATTTTTTTCTTTTTTTCAATACCAATAATGATCAATTTAGAAATGGTAACTATGCAGAACGCATACGGGAAGCCGTTCAATTTCTTATTGATTATTTTCCTAAAAAGAAAGAAGAAATGGCGGGACAAACTAAAAGTAAATTCTAATTTTTGCTTATAAACCATGAAGAAATTATTCTTAATTCTTGCTCTTGGTCTGCTTTTCAGTAAAGTGCATGCCCAGATCAGTGATGCAGATGCAAAAATACTGTACTAAGAAGCGGAAAATGCTTACAACAATGAAAATTATATTGACGCTACTCTAAAGTCATTTACACTTTATAAAAAAATGGGAGAATGGACACCGAAGGTCCTCTACCTTTATCTAAAAAGCTCGTACAAAGCGCCACCAAGCGATTATACCAGCAACTTAGGATTAAGTAATTTGTCTAATGTATTTTTTAAAATAACAAATCAAGCAACCTACCCGGCCGAAAAGTATAAAGAAATACAAGATATACAGGCCTATTTTAAAACAAAAGCAGAAGAATTGGCTTACCAAAAAGACCGCACCCCACAGGATGCCATTAATTTCCTGAATGAATGTTTTAAAAAGTTTCCGAAATACCCTTATAGTGAATCAAATAAAATAACCAAAATTGAAAGAGAAATTTCATTGTACGGAACTTGTTTATGCATGCTGACCAAAGCTATTTTCCACGATTATGAATATAATAGACATTTTTATCATGTCAAAGGCAGTACCAAATATTTCGATTTGAGCAAATTATGGCTAAATACATTTGATGTAAAATATGACGAACTGTTGAAAGTTAAGGAAGTATTAACGACAGGGCAGTTACGTTATGATGGAGATAATAAATTTTTAGCAGGCTATGTTGCTTATAGTACAAATGAAGGCCGTATTGGGACGGACAATTTATATAAAAATGAAAAGAGCGTATTAAAAATATTTAATGAGATGGTTTTAGTCCCATGTTCAGTGGCATTTGATGATAATAGCTTGAAGAACGCTAAACAATTGGGGGCATTTGAATCCCGACTTATTTCCTCAAGCGATGCATACGATTTTATTGGCCTCAATTTTAATAAGAATGCTGCTGAATTTATAGACGGTAACTATGAGAAACGGATAATGGAAGCTTATAAATTTTTATTAGATTATTTT
Encoded proteins:
- a CDS encoding MauE/DoxX family redox-associated membrane protein, with the translated sequence MKARTIALEIIIGLLVLLWVYAAISKWLEPRFIYQLTSSPLVGYNFGHVLYWILPTGELIIAGLLLFNRTKRTGLILSAGLLGIFTTYIIYILAFAPAVPCSCGGVIAKFSWTQHLIFNITYFLLNVVAIFLHRRKSEPTIIKMVKEKPSL
- a CDS encoding helix-turn-helix transcriptional regulator, which codes for MTLYETDVLIVNHFESGNLLHSKWKYNPTTDEFVQAIKEFRPIAERTPFVTSLWNLSNLEFVIPPELQKWVDQFLNVPIVTKKPDVRAAYVVSSNLRAQLSANEIMEKGDAKLVPQFFIDDNYAIRTLYGQTNMVRKKQSKMEPLGFSTGDSSVSFQIEIDADHAETYMKMAHFFYKNKEYLDLIRKKLQTLTFREKEICKFIANGMDNQNIAGKLSISYDTVKTHRKNIFRKLNCHTPMEMAIYSMFL